From Rhizorhabdus wittichii RW1, a single genomic window includes:
- a CDS encoding PRC-barrel (KEGG: rru:Rru_A1510 PRC-barrel): MIAAMMTAANLGARVTGWGFVVFTLGSICWSVVGLSTGQTNLLATNGFLTLVNLIGIWRWLGRQRAYEDGGQSASEASRRSALPTLFTATGITGLPVTASDGEVVGTVVEALVTCADGTVSYVVIRSGGVGGIGETLRAVARSDLDFGCKGFTLHHERTWFEALPELADGDWPAAPQAAGTTPARS, translated from the coding sequence ATGATCGCCGCCATGATGACAGCCGCCAATCTCGGTGCTCGCGTCACCGGCTGGGGCTTCGTCGTCTTTACGCTAGGCTCGATCTGTTGGTCCGTGGTCGGGCTCTCGACCGGGCAGACAAATCTGCTGGCGACCAACGGCTTCCTGACGCTGGTCAACCTGATTGGCATCTGGCGCTGGCTAGGCCGGCAGCGCGCCTATGAAGATGGCGGCCAGTCCGCCAGCGAAGCGAGCCGACGCTCGGCGCTGCCCACGCTCTTTACGGCCACCGGGATCACGGGCCTCCCCGTCACGGCATCGGATGGCGAGGTGGTCGGCACCGTGGTCGAGGCCCTGGTGACCTGCGCGGACGGCACCGTGAGCTACGTGGTCATACGCTCAGGCGGCGTGGGCGGCATTGGCGAGACCCTGCGCGCAGTCGCACGCAGCGATCTCGACTTTGGCTGCAAGGGCTTCACCCTGCATCATGAGAGGACATGGTTCGAGGCGCTGCCTGAGCTCGCCGATGGCGACTGGCCCGCGGCGCCCCAGGCGGCGGGCACGACGCCCGCACGCAGCTAG
- a CDS encoding response regulator receiver protein (PFAM: response regulator receiver~KEGG: sal:Sala_1726 response regulator receiver protein) translates to MTNTRNILVVEDEPLIAMMLEDFIDMMGHRIGAAVGSVADALAEIEAQSFDLAILDLNLGKETSWPVADALQDRGIPFVLATGGNLQAPSERHAGARTLTKPYTYENVQASIDALAGV, encoded by the coding sequence ATGACAAACACACGCAACATTCTTGTCGTTGAGGACGAACCGCTCATCGCCATGATGCTCGAGGATTTCATCGACATGATGGGTCATCGGATCGGCGCGGCCGTAGGAAGCGTCGCCGACGCGCTCGCCGAGATCGAAGCGCAGAGCTTTGACCTCGCCATCCTCGACCTCAACCTGGGCAAGGAAACCTCCTGGCCGGTCGCCGACGCGCTTCAGGATCGCGGCATCCCGTTCGTCCTTGCCACGGGTGGCAACCTCCAGGCGCCGTCCGAGCGCCATGCCGGCGCCCGGACCCTGACCAAGCCCTATACTTACGAGAACGTACAGGCTTCCATCGACGCGCTCGCGGGCGTGTGA
- a CDS encoding protein of unknown function DUF1452 (PFAM: protein of unknown function DUF1452~KEGG: nar:Saro_1697 protein of unknown function DUF1452) has protein sequence MVWRPSNRTATHRLVVKAPLSSQQRFGKSPMDRFFTAIATRSATIMGQPLAFILSTLFIILWAVSGPFLNYSDTWQLIVNTATTVLTFLAVFLIQNSQNRDGAAMQAKLDEIIRALDKARVEFVGIEHLTDAQIAKIREALENDIRNEADDDKDRTVTRTVETLLKRY, from the coding sequence TTGGTCTGGCGCCCCAGCAATCGTACAGCAACACACCGCCTGGTCGTCAAAGCACCGCTATCGTCTCAGCAAAGATTTGGAAAATCACCCATGGATCGTTTCTTCACCGCCATCGCCACACGTTCCGCCACGATCATGGGCCAGCCGCTGGCTTTCATTCTCTCGACCCTGTTCATCATCCTCTGGGCCGTCAGTGGACCATTCCTGAATTACTCCGACACCTGGCAGCTCATCGTGAACACCGCGACGACCGTCCTGACATTTCTCGCCGTTTTCCTCATCCAGAACAGCCAGAACCGCGATGGCGCCGCGATGCAGGCCAAGCTCGACGAAATCATCCGCGCGCTCGACAAGGCGCGCGTCGAGTTCGTGGGCATCGAGCATCTGACCGACGCCCAGATCGCAAAAATTCGGGAAGCCCTGGAAAACGATATCCGCAATGAAGCAGACGACGACAAGGATCGGACCGTCACCCGCACCGTGGAAACTCTGCTCAAACGCTACTGA
- a CDS encoding Alcohol dehydrogenase GroES domain protein (PFAM: Alcohol dehydrogenase, zinc-binding domain protein; Alcohol dehydrogenase GroES domain protein~KEGG: mes:Meso_3683 alcohol dehydrogenase GroES-like) — MKAITWHGKHDVRCDTVDDPAIVNPRDAIIRVTSTAICGSDLHLYDGYIPTMQKGDILGHEFMGEVVEAGPKSSLNTGQRVVVPFTISCGSCYHCSKTQYSACENANPADNQDIGREGYGHPMPGLFGYSHMTGGYAGGQAEYVRVPFSDVGPLVIPDESIPDDKVLFLSDILPTGWMAAENAEIEPGDTVAVWGCGPVGLFAVQSAFLMGAERVIAIDHFPHRLELARKFGAETVNFEESKVYEALMEMTGGIGPDAAIDCVGLEAHGAFADNIIDQIKASTFLGTDRIHAIRQVILATRKGGRVSMPAVYGGFVDKFPLGALMEKGLTLKTGQTHVQRYLQPLYAAIAEDKIDSTFLISHRMALEDGPLGYQKFHDEQDSYTKIVLKPGQAAGATAA; from the coding sequence ATGAAGGCGATCACCTGGCACGGCAAGCACGACGTACGCTGCGACACGGTCGACGATCCCGCGATCGTCAATCCGCGCGATGCGATCATCCGCGTGACCTCCACCGCGATCTGCGGGTCGGACCTGCATCTTTATGACGGCTATATCCCGACGATGCAGAAGGGCGACATTCTCGGCCACGAGTTCATGGGCGAAGTGGTCGAGGCCGGGCCCAAGAGCAGCCTCAACACCGGACAGCGCGTCGTCGTGCCGTTCACCATCTCGTGCGGCAGCTGCTACCACTGTTCGAAGACGCAATATTCAGCCTGCGAGAATGCGAACCCGGCCGACAACCAGGATATCGGGCGCGAGGGCTATGGCCATCCGATGCCCGGCCTGTTCGGCTACAGCCACATGACCGGAGGCTATGCCGGCGGGCAGGCCGAATATGTCCGCGTGCCCTTCTCTGATGTCGGCCCGCTCGTTATTCCTGACGAGAGCATCCCGGACGACAAGGTGCTGTTCCTCTCGGACATCCTTCCTACGGGCTGGATGGCGGCGGAGAATGCCGAGATCGAGCCGGGCGACACAGTGGCGGTCTGGGGCTGCGGTCCGGTCGGCCTGTTCGCGGTGCAGTCGGCTTTCCTGATGGGCGCCGAGCGGGTTATCGCGATCGATCATTTCCCGCACCGCCTCGAACTTGCGCGCAAATTCGGTGCCGAGACTGTCAATTTCGAAGAGAGCAAAGTTTACGAGGCGCTGATGGAGATGACGGGCGGGATCGGCCCCGACGCGGCTATCGATTGCGTGGGTCTTGAGGCGCACGGCGCCTTTGCCGACAATATCATCGACCAAATCAAGGCTTCTACCTTCCTTGGGACCGATCGCATCCACGCCATCCGGCAGGTGATCCTGGCGACCCGCAAGGGCGGGCGTGTCTCGATGCCCGCCGTCTATGGCGGCTTCGTCGACAAGTTCCCCTTGGGCGCGCTGATGGAGAAGGGCCTGACCCTCAAGACCGGCCAGACGCATGTGCAGCGCTATCTGCAGCCTCTCTATGCCGCGATCGCGGAGGACAAGATCGATTCAACCTTCCTTATCAGCCACCGCATGGCGCTCGAGGATGGGCCACTCGGCTATCAGAAATTCCACGACGAGCAGGACAGCTACACGAAGATCGTTTTGAAGCCAGGGCAGGCAGCGGGCGCAACGGCTGCCTGA
- a CDS encoding conserved hypothetical protein (KEGG: atc:AGR_L_1520 hypothetical protein), translating into MSIFGNILGKIFHPNAAKAAPASPAPSAAPAAPSPAPAPTTPAPAPAAAAPAQTSVDVGPVLEAMAAMKDDHGGNYKTSIVDLLKLLDLDSSLTARKELAEELGVNAGEPGSAEQNIALHRAVMDKLAENGGIVPDDMRN; encoded by the coding sequence ATGAGCATCTTCGGCAACATTCTAGGCAAGATCTTCCACCCGAACGCGGCCAAGGCCGCGCCCGCGAGTCCTGCGCCCTCCGCCGCGCCTGCCGCGCCAAGTCCCGCCCCAGCGCCCACGACCCCTGCTCCGGCCCCCGCCGCCGCTGCACCGGCGCAAACATCGGTCGACGTCGGGCCCGTCCTGGAGGCTATGGCCGCTATGAAGGACGATCATGGCGGCAACTACAAGACGTCGATCGTCGATCTCCTGAAGCTTCTCGATCTCGATTCCAGTCTCACCGCCCGAAAGGAGCTGGCCGAGGAACTCGGGGTGAATGCCGGCGAACCCGGTTCAGCCGAACAGAATATCGCGCTTCACCGCGCCGTCATGGACAAGCTTGCCGAAAATGGCGGCATTGTTCCCGACGACATGCGCAATTAG
- a CDS encoding conserved hypothetical protein; K08995 putative membrane protein (KEGG: hypothetical protein; K08995 putative membrane protein) — translation MKPLLLVSLSAAALCVSACGKKAEPVENTAATSAAEPAALAPAVLSPGQAFANTAAASDAFEIETSKLAASKAQSAKIKSFAEQMIKAHTDSTAKLKTAAAAATPAIAPDAALTPAQQQELADLQTKSGAEFDRAYARLQADGHQKTLDALKAYAASGDVAPLKAFASELVPIVTAHLNMAKGL, via the coding sequence ATGAAACCGCTTCTTTTGGTATCTCTTTCGGCCGCCGCGCTCTGCGTTTCCGCTTGCGGCAAGAAAGCCGAGCCTGTCGAGAATACGGCAGCGACCTCCGCGGCCGAACCTGCCGCGCTGGCACCTGCGGTCCTGAGCCCGGGACAGGCCTTTGCAAACACGGCGGCAGCAAGCGACGCTTTCGAGATCGAGACGTCGAAGCTCGCGGCGAGCAAGGCGCAGTCTGCAAAAATCAAGTCCTTCGCCGAGCAGATGATCAAGGCCCACACGGACTCGACCGCGAAGCTCAAAACGGCGGCCGCGGCCGCGACGCCGGCGATCGCGCCTGATGCGGCGTTGACCCCGGCCCAGCAGCAGGAGCTTGCCGATCTGCAAACCAAGTCGGGCGCCGAGTTTGATCGTGCCTATGCGCGCCTCCAGGCCGATGGCCACCAGAAGACATTGGATGCGCTCAAGGCCTATGCGGCAAGCGGCGACGTTGCGCCCCTCAAGGCTTTCGCATCCGAGCTCGTGCCGATCGTTACTGCGCACCTCAATATGGCCAAGGGCCTCTAA
- a CDS encoding cold-shock DNA-binding protein family (PFAM: Cold-shock protein, DNA-binding~SMART: Cold shock protein~KEGG: nar:Saro_2586 cold-shock DNA-binding domain protein) — MSTITGTVKFFNADKGYGFIAPETGGQDAFVHISAVERAGFNTLNQNQRLSYELETDRRGKTSAVNLQTQD; from the coding sequence ATGAGCACCATCACCGGCACCGTCAAATTCTTCAACGCCGACAAGGGTTATGGCTTCATCGCCCCCGAAACCGGCGGACAGGATGCGTTCGTCCACATCTCGGCAGTCGAGCGCGCGGGCTTTAACACGCTCAACCAGAACCAGCGGCTCAGCTATGAACTGGAAACCGACCGCCGCGGCAAGACCAGCGCGGTCAACCTGCAAACGCAGGACTGA
- a CDS encoding cyclase/dehydrase (PFAM: cyclase/dehydrase~KEGG: mes:Meso_3684 cyclase/dehydrase), with amino-acid sequence MTDSEMRSRTAGQDDAPVTASKTADPDRKLLAEAVTINRPARELYDFWRDPTNLVSFMDNIVSIEPIDRDRSRWTVKAPAGREVSWESVITKDVPGEEITWQSAEGADVANSGRIEFRDAGRRGTVVRAVIAYDPPGGVIGELVAKLFQREPRIQTRRDLRRFKQLMETGEIATNARNPRILAGEGK; translated from the coding sequence ATGACAGATTCTGAAATGCGCAGTCGCACCGCCGGACAGGATGACGCCCCCGTCACCGCGTCGAAAACCGCCGATCCCGATCGCAAGCTGCTGGCCGAGGCGGTGACCATCAACCGACCAGCGCGCGAGCTCTATGATTTCTGGCGCGATCCCACGAACCTGGTTTCGTTCATGGACAATATCGTCTCGATCGAGCCGATCGACCGCGATCGGTCGCGCTGGACCGTGAAGGCACCGGCGGGCCGCGAAGTGTCCTGGGAGTCGGTCATCACCAAGGACGTCCCGGGCGAGGAGATAACCTGGCAGTCTGCCGAGGGCGCCGACGTCGCCAATAGCGGCCGGATCGAGTTTCGCGATGCGGGGCGGCGCGGCACCGTCGTGCGGGCCGTGATCGCCTATGATCCGCCCGGCGGCGTGATCGGCGAACTGGTCGCCAAGCTCTTCCAGCGCGAGCCGAGGATCCAGACGCGGCGCGACCTGCGCCGGTTCAAGCAGCTTATGGAAACCGGCGAAATCGCCACGAACGCGCGCAATCCGCGCATCCTCGCAGGAGAAGGAAAGTAA
- a CDS encoding hypothetical protein (KEGG: osa:4350582 Os11g0514100) has translation MRRNPGLNAREKLSPVVAEPEVMTQQLHRAMMSPLRGQVKPHASLPPRCRSPALRVARRMGNVCGGGKSIATVSPDRSPAALSERASPLAALPPRAHIERIASRKIKGFCGTIDEDGVYYDPVHKQNQSLSQHIIADYHGRFLIELIQNGHDAHDKARRDGEIAVLLAGDEGDSGTLYVANRGQPFASRNVDALCEMGLSSKPPGEAVGNKGLGFRSVRHVSDIPQIYSRLAEDSPGDLFDGYRFTFARGSELDPLLPDEATRALARTDLPAFYIPRWLDQTPDTVREFARKGFSSVIRLPLRNQAALDVVRAEILSLAKAEAPMLLFLRRIATLRAEIQGDRIKEDALDLKLTRSETPLDDAQGPALVDLGENGSFWVARAEIPEGDMQAAVAEGLESGALPESWNGWKGSGEVAVAVPIGETMPDFHPRLYTFLPMGRGATSPFRGHLHGSFFPSSNRTSLDPAVRVNALVLDHAVKLASATAAWLQRRGSAQMEAKVPVLTAVRAAVDLLLWNTPTSLLQGESDGEDEEAIDLGTAMTAAIVRQWGASSLAEADFVPCLAEWAGDALARPPFGPVAFISPAGSRRVQAADTSFSLDVIARHGQSAGLAPFWPGLGEQRSEKLALFLRGHAGGHFKDRLTASERAIIVEGLAKAIARPRRPDWARWTAFYRDLSDFMGSDASALAGKTILICQDGSLRATRSQARPEPSSGETHKRRTRRAPREASVFVPPRRGDAEDSIGEDFYPPAPLREFFAFLHDRLPWYGELAAARQFLEKDLATAFESEALLTRISQILERDETKKVRAAGLRWAFAIWRRSVAIKRAVTLSPAYRLFVPTIDGEFIRASEAVFSSAWPDRTLGYDLQQFLELAPAGSADLAEVRARRLAAPSAAVFGTRFVDDWTDFLIGIGVQRGLEPRTKELQHYVSAGRVTSFDFLKDLGFPDSFGSLLKKDIATRPGVSLGLPTSTDYDVGAVWWMPGQADVDAFSDEALDAYAKLVLAWIGRATHRHLWMPVKHRYNHRSDNRDWPTPLAAFLRSAAWLPCEEPGADGLKRSRQEGAKVWLPRGSDRFPPFLRRLSYKLARALDRTPDAVADTLRKHAGLKTFNAPDTLLEQAGFLAEQFAQGCVRRFHERELVNIYARCWARLAEKYGAEDATVPPGKPPATLLVRRRGQLGFATVAAGAAETIYVRDSTDLIATSLVEVLGDPLLDVRGAEPERLGVLLHKLYGNGVRRTSQLAYAIEVDGSPLEELGLGPKLVSCCPWLRLMLAVALEALDSVDLNRLPADRAAILQTLDRLELHQTAALRFLLNGQDVTPPTARGAYQFERAEGEPVLVVMGTGPLDWAKIEAALPAIGEAIGHSAVVPHMKLLARQLLLDDVAVDEQPSGQEDLLRLCRELELTEQAGEAARDALGERLDQSAPWLRAVVFHHGGENAFETWMQGEAAALEHAGAAAEQLRSLLPAVSSVDEIVAAARASLSAGELRERLGLEFESFNASLVATGSAPDVDPQGQQQQLDFYIADNRILIVDALRNLTAPTLLAFTPDPRYKAAVEALGALKPDPDWLLRYERIPEPLLAGHVAAWLAATGAPALGENPEGLGDLAAVRTGNATILRQVARTAPPLVRAWGVQHSVSVGDLWRDAGQVETELRRRLDDAGAFDCRLWDEAELLIWLEKLGAWPSGMKHSLDRAVLGVPETDIEAAAQKAREERERRSREARSVRLNGTLRDPLEVDWLSLSAELAGSLSKKLLNRPIGSFAQLAAGGGGRGWRRGSGSGGGGGGGAYSGIPQEKKDMIGRLGELTVYHWLKARQPGQDIDRCWVSGNSGPFVGKEGRDNLGYDFRISFNKQVWYIEVKASTEDPCQFEMGETEVRWARDIARSRAADRYVIAYVANVGQTGATTIDILPNPLGPEADGVVNIAGDSIRYTFDRRR, from the coding sequence ATGCGCCGGAACCCGGGGCTAAATGCCCGCGAGAAGCTGTCCCCCGTGGTGGCGGAACCGGAAGTGATGACGCAGCAGCTGCATCGGGCGATGATGTCGCCCTTGCGTGGCCAAGTCAAACCCCATGCCAGCCTTCCGCCGAGATGTCGCTCGCCGGCCTTGCGCGTAGCACGGCGCATGGGCAACGTGTGCGGAGGGGGAAAGTCGATCGCAACCGTAAGCCCAGACCGCAGCCCAGCTGCCTTGTCCGAGCGCGCCAGTCCATTGGCGGCCTTGCCCCCGCGCGCCCATATCGAGCGCATCGCAAGTCGGAAGATCAAGGGCTTCTGCGGCACAATCGACGAGGACGGTGTTTATTACGATCCTGTCCACAAGCAGAACCAGAGCCTGTCCCAGCACATCATCGCAGACTATCACGGCCGCTTCCTGATCGAACTTATCCAGAACGGGCACGACGCGCATGATAAGGCGCGACGGGATGGAGAGATCGCTGTCCTGCTCGCGGGTGATGAAGGCGACAGCGGCACGCTCTATGTCGCCAATCGGGGGCAACCTTTTGCGTCCAGGAATGTCGACGCGCTCTGCGAAATGGGTTTGTCGAGCAAGCCGCCGGGCGAGGCGGTCGGCAACAAGGGCCTCGGCTTTCGCAGTGTCCGGCACGTCAGCGATATTCCGCAAATCTATTCGCGCCTGGCTGAGGACAGTCCGGGCGATCTCTTCGACGGCTATCGCTTCACCTTCGCCCGCGGCAGCGAACTTGATCCGCTGCTTCCCGACGAGGCCACGCGAGCACTCGCGCGCACCGACCTTCCAGCCTTTTACATCCCTCGCTGGCTGGACCAGACGCCGGATACGGTGAGGGAATTCGCGCGCAAGGGATTCTCGAGCGTGATCCGATTGCCGCTGCGCAACCAGGCTGCCCTCGATGTGGTTCGCGCCGAGATATTGAGCCTGGCCAAGGCCGAAGCGCCGATGCTGCTGTTCCTGCGCCGAATTGCGACGCTGCGCGCAGAAATCCAGGGTGACCGGATCAAGGAGGATGCGCTCGATCTGAAACTCACCCGGAGCGAGACGCCGCTCGATGACGCTCAAGGTCCAGCTTTGGTCGATTTGGGCGAAAATGGCTCCTTCTGGGTCGCGCGCGCGGAAATCCCCGAGGGCGACATGCAGGCCGCGGTTGCAGAGGGCCTTGAAAGTGGCGCACTGCCAGAGAGCTGGAACGGGTGGAAAGGCAGCGGCGAAGTGGCCGTCGCCGTCCCGATCGGCGAGACGATGCCGGACTTTCATCCTCGTCTTTACACCTTCCTGCCGATGGGTCGCGGCGCCACGTCTCCCTTCCGCGGCCATTTGCACGGCAGCTTTTTTCCAAGTTCGAACCGGACGAGCCTCGACCCTGCCGTGCGGGTCAATGCCCTGGTGCTCGATCATGCGGTAAAGCTAGCGTCTGCGACGGCGGCCTGGCTGCAGCGACGTGGCTCCGCGCAAATGGAGGCGAAGGTCCCGGTTCTCACCGCTGTGCGGGCAGCTGTCGACCTCTTGCTCTGGAATACGCCAACGAGCCTGCTGCAGGGCGAGAGTGATGGCGAGGACGAGGAGGCGATTGACCTCGGCACCGCGATGACCGCTGCGATTGTTCGGCAGTGGGGGGCATCCTCGCTGGCGGAGGCGGACTTCGTTCCATGCCTGGCCGAATGGGCCGGGGATGCGCTAGCCCGGCCTCCCTTCGGGCCGGTTGCCTTCATCAGTCCGGCAGGTTCGCGCCGAGTGCAGGCCGCCGACACGTCCTTCTCGCTCGACGTGATCGCGCGGCACGGGCAATCCGCGGGCCTCGCCCCCTTCTGGCCGGGACTTGGCGAGCAGCGGAGCGAGAAGTTGGCGCTGTTTCTGCGCGGCCATGCCGGCGGCCATTTCAAGGATCGCCTGACTGCCTCGGAGCGGGCCATCATCGTCGAGGGGCTGGCCAAGGCGATCGCGAGGCCGCGCAGGCCCGATTGGGCGCGCTGGACCGCCTTTTATCGCGACCTGTCCGACTTCATGGGGAGCGATGCCTCGGCCCTGGCGGGCAAGACGATTCTGATTTGCCAGGATGGCTCGCTGCGCGCGACCCGGTCGCAAGCGCGACCCGAGCCGTCGTCGGGGGAGACGCACAAGCGCCGCACGCGCCGTGCGCCGCGCGAAGCTTCGGTGTTCGTGCCGCCACGGCGCGGCGACGCCGAGGACAGCATCGGCGAGGATTTCTATCCCCCGGCCCCGCTACGCGAATTCTTCGCCTTCCTGCACGACAGACTGCCCTGGTATGGGGAGCTCGCCGCCGCTCGTCAGTTCCTAGAGAAGGATCTGGCGACGGCATTCGAAAGCGAGGCGCTGCTCACCCGCATTTCGCAGATTCTCGAGCGGGACGAGACGAAGAAGGTCAGGGCAGCGGGACTGCGCTGGGCCTTCGCCATCTGGCGCCGCTCGGTAGCGATCAAGCGCGCCGTCACGCTGTCTCCCGCTTATCGCCTCTTCGTGCCGACGATCGATGGCGAATTCATCCGCGCGTCGGAGGCGGTCTTCTCCTCGGCCTGGCCAGACCGCACCTTGGGCTACGATCTGCAGCAATTTCTCGAGCTCGCGCCTGCCGGCTCCGCCGATCTAGCCGAGGTGCGCGCCCGGCGGCTGGCCGCGCCGTCCGCCGCCGTGTTTGGAACGCGGTTCGTGGACGACTGGACGGATTTTCTAATCGGGATTGGAGTGCAGCGAGGCCTCGAGCCGCGGACGAAGGAGCTTCAGCATTATGTCAGCGCCGGACGGGTGACGAGCTTCGATTTCCTCAAGGACCTCGGGTTCCCTGACAGTTTCGGATCACTGTTGAAAAAGGACATCGCGACCCGGCCGGGAGTTTCGCTCGGGCTGCCTACATCGACCGATTATGATGTCGGGGCGGTGTGGTGGATGCCAGGGCAAGCAGATGTCGACGCCTTCAGCGACGAGGCGCTCGACGCCTATGCCAAGCTCGTTCTTGCCTGGATCGGGCGTGCCACGCACCGGCATCTCTGGATGCCGGTCAAACATCGATACAATCATCGCTCGGACAATCGCGATTGGCCCACACCGCTAGCGGCTTTTCTGCGATCCGCCGCATGGCTGCCCTGCGAAGAGCCGGGCGCCGACGGGCTGAAGCGGTCGCGGCAGGAAGGCGCCAAGGTCTGGCTTCCGCGCGGAAGTGATCGCTTCCCGCCGTTCCTTCGCCGCTTGTCTTATAAGCTCGCCCGGGCGCTGGACCGAACGCCCGACGCGGTCGCCGATACCCTGCGTAAGCATGCCGGGCTCAAGACCTTCAATGCGCCCGACACGTTGCTCGAACAGGCAGGCTTTTTGGCCGAACAATTTGCCCAAGGCTGCGTCCGGCGGTTTCACGAGCGCGAGCTCGTCAACATCTATGCACGCTGCTGGGCCCGGCTTGCCGAGAAATATGGGGCGGAAGATGCGACCGTGCCGCCGGGCAAGCCACCCGCGACGCTGTTGGTGCGCAGGCGAGGCCAGCTCGGCTTTGCCACAGTGGCGGCCGGTGCCGCCGAAACGATCTATGTTCGGGACAGCACGGATCTGATCGCGACGAGCCTTGTCGAGGTGCTTGGCGATCCGCTGCTCGACGTCCGCGGGGCCGAGCCGGAGCGCCTGGGCGTGCTCCTTCACAAGCTGTACGGCAACGGTGTGCGGCGAACCTCGCAGCTCGCTTACGCGATCGAGGTCGATGGATCGCCTCTCGAAGAGCTTGGCCTGGGCCCCAAGCTGGTAAGCTGCTGTCCCTGGCTGCGCTTGATGCTCGCCGTGGCGCTCGAGGCCCTCGACAGTGTCGATCTCAATCGCTTGCCGGCGGACCGTGCTGCCATTCTGCAAACGCTCGATCGGCTCGAGCTTCATCAGACCGCCGCGCTTCGCTTCCTGCTGAACGGCCAGGATGTAACACCGCCCACGGCGCGCGGAGCCTACCAGTTCGAGCGGGCCGAGGGCGAGCCAGTGCTTGTGGTCATGGGAACCGGCCCGCTCGACTGGGCCAAGATCGAAGCGGCGTTGCCGGCGATCGGTGAAGCTATCGGGCATTCGGCGGTTGTGCCGCACATGAAGCTGCTGGCTCGCCAGCTGCTGCTCGACGATGTGGCGGTCGACGAGCAGCCTTCAGGTCAAGAGGACCTGCTGCGTCTGTGCCGCGAGCTGGAACTCACCGAACAGGCGGGCGAAGCCGCGCGTGACGCGCTTGGCGAAAGACTGGACCAGTCGGCGCCCTGGCTTCGCGCAGTGGTCTTCCACCATGGCGGGGAGAACGCGTTCGAGACCTGGATGCAAGGCGAGGCCGCCGCGCTGGAGCATGCGGGCGCAGCGGCCGAGCAGTTGCGATCCCTGTTGCCTGCGGTGAGCAGCGTGGACGAAATCGTGGCGGCGGCCCGGGCTTCGCTTTCGGCAGGGGAGCTGCGCGAACGGCTGGGCCTGGAGTTCGAGAGCTTCAATGCCAGCCTGGTTGCGACGGGAAGCGCGCCGGACGTCGACCCGCAGGGCCAGCAGCAGCAGCTCGACTTCTATATCGCGGACAATCGCATCCTGATCGTCGACGCGCTTCGCAATCTGACAGCGCCGACGCTGCTCGCGTTCACGCCCGATCCGCGCTACAAGGCGGCCGTCGAAGCCTTGGGCGCCCTCAAGCCCGATCCCGATTGGCTCCTGCGATATGAGCGGATACCCGAGCCGCTCCTGGCCGGTCATGTGGCGGCATGGTTGGCGGCGACAGGCGCGCCGGCACTCGGGGAGAATCCGGAAGGGCTAGGCGATCTCGCAGCCGTTCGCACCGGCAATGCCACTATCTTGCGTCAGGTCGCTCGTACAGCGCCGCCGCTCGTGCGCGCCTGGGGCGTGCAGCATTCAGTTTCGGTGGGTGATCTGTGGCGCGACGCCGGGCAAGTGGAGACGGAACTTCGCCGCCGGCTCGACGATGCAGGCGCGTTCGACTGCCGCCTGTGGGATGAAGCCGAGCTCCTGATATGGCTGGAGAAGCTCGGCGCCTGGCCCTCCGGCATGAAGCACAGCCTTGATCGCGCTGTGCTCGGCGTTCCTGAAACCGACATTGAAGCGGCGGCGCAAAAGGCGAGGGAGGAGCGGGAGAGACGCAGTCGCGAAGCGCGATCGGTGCGGCTCAATGGGACGCTGCGCGATCCGCTCGAGGTGGACTGGCTCAGTCTTTCCGCCGAGCTGGCCGGCAGCCTGTCAAAGAAGCTTCTGAACCGGCCGATCGGCAGCTTTGCACAGCTGGCCGCCGGGGGAGGCGGACGCGGCTGGCGCCGGGGATCGGGATCCGGCGGCGGGGGCGGTGGCGGCGCCTATAGCGGAATACCGCAAGAGAAGAAGGATATGATCGGCCGGCTGGGCGAGCTTACGGTCTATCACTGGCTGAAGGCTCGGCAACCTGGTCAGGATATCGACCGATGCTGGGTGTCGGGTAATTCCGGGCCTTTCGTCGGCAAGGAAGGACGGGACAATCTTGGCTATGATTTCCGGATCAGCTTCAACAAGCAAGTCTGGTATATCGAGGTGAAGGCGAGCACCGAAGATCCTTGCCAGTTCGAGATGGGAGAGACCGAGGTACGGTGGGCGCGAGACATTGCCCGCTCTCGAGCGGCTGACCGCTATGTGATCGCCTATGTGGCCAATGTGGGCCAAACCGGCGCCACGACCATCGATATCCTCCCCAATCCGCTCGGCCCTGAGGCTGACGGCGTGGTGAACATCGCGGGGGATAGCATTCGCTACACTTTCGACCGCCGACGCTAG